GGTTTGCGGCAGGCAGTAGAGCAAAAACAGTGTACCCGCAAAAAAACTCCAGGCCGCGATTTCCATGGAGCCGTAGTGTCGCGACAATGAGCGCTGCGTAATATTATAAAGGCTTATAAGCACTGCGGCCACCAGCACCCAGCCCATGCCGGGGGCCAGCATAAATCCCTGCCCGCCGCCGTTCATCACCACTACGCCGCCAAATGCCAGCGCAAGCGCAAGCCAGCGCAGTACGGGCAAACGCTCGCTGAAGAACAGCCGCGCCAGCGCCGCCGTCAGAATGGGAGCCGTGGAAATGACAATGCAGTTGGTAGTGGGGTTGAGGGTGATGGAACCCTCATTGAAGGCCAGCAGATACAGCGTGAAGCCGCTCAGCCCTGCCGCAGCAAACAGGGGCAGATGCCGGGCAGAAGGGACAAAAAATCCCCCGCGCGCCCTGCCCCTTGCCAGCAAAATGCCAACAAAAGCCAGCGATGCCACCGCGCAGCGTACAAGGCCCAGCGGGCCTGGCGTAAAAAATGCCAGCGCAACCTTGGTGTACACATAGGCGGTTGACCACAGTACAACAGTGGCAAAGGCATAGGCCTGACAGATCAGCGCGGGATTGTTCATGACTATTCTTGGCGAATAGTTACATGCGGCGGAAGCCCGAAGTATCGCCCGCATACGCCGCGCGGGCGGCCCGGGCTTTCGTGGCCGGATATCGGCCAGTTCGGGCTATCGTTATTTTTCCAGCCACTCCCCAAGGCGGGTTGCGAGAGTTGCCTCATCAAAGCGCGGGGTGGCGTACATGCCTGCGGCCTCGCGCTGGCGGGCTGCTTCTGCAAGAATAATGGCCGAGGCCACAGAAACGTTGAAGCTCTGGATCATGCCGTACATGGGGATGTACAGCTCGCCATCGGCGGCAGCCAGCAGTTCCGGCTCAACGCCGCTGTGCTCGTTGCCCATAATCACCGCCGTGGGGCGGGTGAAATCCCAATCACGCATGGGGCGTGCCTTTTCTGTAAACGAGGTGGCAAGCACCTGCATGCCCTGACCGCGCAGCTCTGCCATCATGCCTTCGCAGGTTTTGTGGCGCTCGGTTTCTACCCATTTGCGGGCCGAGGCCGATGTTTTGCGCCCCAAAGCTGGAAATGCCGTGTTGGTGTAATACAGGTGCACACGGCTGACGCCAAAAGCATCACACGAGCGGTAAATGGCCGAAACGTTGTGCGGGTCGTGGATATTGGCAAGCACCAGCGTAAGGTCCGGCTGGCGGTGACTCAGCACTTCCAGAAAGCGGGCCTTGCGCCGTGCCGTAGGTTCTTTGGGCATGGCTGATTCCTTACACATGTAATTGATTGCTGCCCTTGTGTGGCAGAAAACGGCCATTCAGGCAAGTGCGCCGATCTGCCGGGATGGACGGATAATTCCGGTTAGGGTATGTTCAACGCACTAACCTTGGTCGATTTTTCTTATCGGCCTGCAATCCATTCACTTTTTTCAGGAGCAACATGAATCTACTCCGCCTCTCTGCATATGCTCTGAGCGCACTGCTGCTTACTCCTTACACGGCTCTTGCCGCCGCCGACCATCTTACAGTTCCCGGCACCCTCTCCGCATGGTGGATCATCCCTTTTGCGGGCATGCTGCTTTCCATAGCCATACTGCCGCTGACCGCCCATATTTTCTGGGAACATCACCGGGGCAAGATTTCCATTTTCTGGGCGCTCACCTTTCTTGTCCCATGCCTGGCTGTCTATGGCCCCGGCGTGACCTTCTATGAATTCTGCCACATCATCCTGCTGGATTACGTGCCCTTCCTTGTACTCCTTTTTTCGCTGTACACGGTTGCAGGAGGCGTGCGCCTTAAAGGTTCACTCACAGGCACGCCGCCCGTGAATCTGGGCATTCTCGCCATAGGAACCGTGCTGGCAAGCTGGATGGGCACCACAGGGGCCGCCATGCTGCTTGTGCGCCCACTGCTGCGGGCCAATGCGCACCGCAAATACCGTGTGCATTCTGTGGTATTTTTCATTTTTCTGGTGGCAAACATCGGCGGTTCGCTCTCGCCGCTGGGCGACCCGCCGCTGTTTTTGGGTTTTTTAAAGGGCGTGGACTTTTTCTGGACAACCTCGCACCTGTTCTTGAAAACCCTGAGCCTTTCCACTGCCCTGCTGGCGATCTACTTTGTTCTGGACATGGTGCTGTATAACAAGGAAGGCCGCCCCGTGCCGCCGATCAGCCCTGCCGACGCTTCGCCAGAGAGGCCGGGGCAGGTACTGCCCAGCCAGGAAAGACTCGGACTTGACGGCAAGATCAACCTGCTGTTTCTGCTGGGCGTGGTGACTGCCGTGCTGCTTTCCGGCCTGTTCCCGCTGGGAACAATCGCCACGGTGGGCGGCGTACCGCTGGAAGCCCAAAACGTGCTGCGCGATGCCGCTCTGCTCTGTCTGGCGTGGCTTTCCATGCGCTATACCAGCCGCAGATGCCGCGAACTGAACGGTTTTACATGGGGGCCCATTGAAGAAGTGGCTCAACTCTTCTTTGGCATTTTTGTCAGTATGATTCCGGCCATGGCCATTCTCAAGGCAGGAACCTCCGGCGCGCTGGCCCCGCTGGTGGAACTGGTCTCGCGCGATGGACAGCCGGTCAATGCCATGTACTTCTGGCTGACGGGCATTCTTTCCAGCTTTCTGGATAACGCCCCGACCTACATGGTCTTTTTCAACACTGCTGGTGGTGATGCGCAAACGCTCATGCACCATATGCCCGAAACTCTGGCGGCCATTTCGGCTGGCGCGGTCTTTATGGGCGCATGCAGCTACATAGGCAACGCGCCCAATTTTATGGTTCGGGCCATTGCGGAAGATCAGGGCGTGCGGATGCCCGGATTTTTCGGCTACATTTTGTGGTCGTTCTGCATTCTTGTGCCGCTGTTCGCCCTGCTGACCTGGTTTTTCTTTACCTAGGCGGCTGGTCTGGCCGGAGTTGAGCAGGCTGCTGACACGACCTTAGGACGTCAATACGCAAAAAGGCGGGCATGAAGCCCGCCTGATACTGATCAAACGCCGCTTTGCGGCATTTGCGCCGCCAGCGTCAGCAAAGCCGCCGGGCGGAATACACGGAAACCAGTCGCTATCGGTGCGGCAAAGCCGCAACCGGCTCCTGATTTCCGACTGTGTTGACAGCGTCAACACGCAAAAAGGCGGGCATAAAGCCCGCCTTTTTGCGTTAACAACAGAGTACGCTTGCCGTTGAGGGTTTTATCTGCAAGCGGTCTGTTAAATGAATTCGTCAATGCGGCCAGCGCGCACCTTGGTCAGCAGCCTCTTGGCCGCGCCAAGCTCACCCGTGGTCATTCTGTCCATTTTTTCGGCCAGCAGCTGCTCACCGATCATACGCGTGTAGGGCGTGGCATAGTGCAGCAGAAATTCCAGGAACGAAGCCGCAGAGTTGGGGCCGCACTGGTTTTTCATGCCGCATTCGCGCACCATGGAAAGGAACTCCTCACCCGTGCGCCCCAGACGGGGGCAAGCCGCGCAAAATGACGGCAGATGGCGGGCTTCTTCCAGCAGAAAGCGCACCACCTCATCCACATGGCAGTCTTCGCCAATGGGGAAGGGAACCTTGTGCTCGGGATTGTCGATCCAGTTGCCGTAGGGATTGGCAACGCTGCCCGTGAGCAATTGCGAAGCGCCCGCGCTACAGCCATCGCGCCACAGGCCCGCAGGTTCCTTGGTGGTCAGGATGATGCCCGCGTAAGGAACCGCCAGCCGGGCAATAGCCACGCAACGCAGGTAGTCGGCATCGCTCACGGGATAGGGCGTTTGCATATTGCTGCCGGGGGCGCAACGCATGCGGTGCAGGCTCAGGGTGCGGCAGCCGGTGTCATAGGCCCGCAGCAAATGCGCCTGATGCTGCACAATACCCAGCAGATCGTACTGCCAGGGGCCAAGGCCCAGCATCAGGCCGCCGCCCACGTCGGGCACTCCAGCCTGGAAGGCAACATCGGCGGCGTTCAGCCGGGCATAGTAATCACTCTTGGGGCCAGAGATGTGGGCTGCGCGATAGCAGGCCTCGTGGTAGGTGTCCTGATAGATCAGTACTGTGCCCACATACGATTCCAGCAGGGCGGCATACTCGTGCGATTCCAGAGCACCCACGTTCACGTTGACGCTGTGCACCTCGCCCACGCCGTCAAAAGCCGTGTAGAGGATACTTATGGCCTCGGCCAGATATTCAATATCCGCATTGGGCAACTGCCCGCTGACAAGAAAAATACGTTTGTGGCCCTGACGGATGAGCTTGAGGGCTGCCTCGCGCATTTCAGGCGAGGTCATGTACTTGCGCTCAACGGCCTTGTTGCTTTTGCGGTTGGCGCAATACAGGCATTCGCTGCCGCAGTGGTTGGAGATGTGCAGGGGGGCGGAAAGTACAATACGGTCCCCGTAAACCTTTTGCTTGACTTCATCGGCGGCAGCCATAATGCGGCCAACGCCCACGCCGTCCTGCACGCGCATGAGGGCGACCGTTTCCGCCAAGGTTAAAGGCTGCAATTCAAGCGACTTGTTGAGGATATCCCGAAGCTCTGCGGCGTCAGGTGCTGTTTCCCTTTCCAGAGCTGTGCCAATGGCCTGGGCATCAAACCAGCGGGGCTGTGCATCAACAGACATGGGAACCTTCCTTGCAATAATTTTCA
Above is a window of Desulfovibrio sp. DNA encoding:
- a CDS encoding DMT family transporter is translated as MNNPALICQAYAFATVVLWSTAYVYTKVALAFFTPGPLGLVRCAVASLAFVGILLARGRARGGFFVPSARHLPLFAAAGLSGFTLYLLAFNEGSITLNPTTNCIVISTAPILTAALARLFFSERLPVLRWLALALAFGGVVVMNGGGQGFMLAPGMGWVLVAAVLISLYNITQRSLSRHYGSMEIAAWSFFAGTLFLLYCLPQTVAQVQAAPASALWLALFLGIFPSAAAYLLWTRALALAPRTSLVTNYMFLTPFLSMLLDFAVTGGLPEASTFAGGAIIMGALVLFSLAGKRG
- a CDS encoding RNA methyltransferase, translating into MPKEPTARRKARFLEVLSHRQPDLTLVLANIHDPHNVSAIYRSCDAFGVSRVHLYYTNTAFPALGRKTSASARKWVETERHKTCEGMMAELRGQGMQVLATSFTEKARPMRDWDFTRPTAVIMGNEHSGVEPELLAAADGELYIPMYGMIQSFNVSVASAIILAEAARQREAAGMYATPRFDEATLATRLGEWLEK
- a CDS encoding sodium:proton antiporter; protein product: MNLLRLSAYALSALLLTPYTALAAADHLTVPGTLSAWWIIPFAGMLLSIAILPLTAHIFWEHHRGKISIFWALTFLVPCLAVYGPGVTFYEFCHIILLDYVPFLVLLFSLYTVAGGVRLKGSLTGTPPVNLGILAIGTVLASWMGTTGAAMLLVRPLLRANAHRKYRVHSVVFFIFLVANIGGSLSPLGDPPLFLGFLKGVDFFWTTSHLFLKTLSLSTALLAIYFVLDMVLYNKEGRPVPPISPADASPERPGQVLPSQERLGLDGKINLLFLLGVVTAVLLSGLFPLGTIATVGGVPLEAQNVLRDAALLCLAWLSMRYTSRRCRELNGFTWGPIEEVAQLFFGIFVSMIPAMAILKAGTSGALAPLVELVSRDGQPVNAMYFWLTGILSSFLDNAPTYMVFFNTAGGDAQTLMHHMPETLAAISAGAVFMGACSYIGNAPNFMVRAIAEDQGVRMPGFFGYILWSFCILVPLFALLTWFFFT
- a CDS encoding radical SAM protein → MSVDAQPRWFDAQAIGTALERETAPDAAELRDILNKSLELQPLTLAETVALMRVQDGVGVGRIMAAADEVKQKVYGDRIVLSAPLHISNHCGSECLYCANRKSNKAVERKYMTSPEMREAALKLIRQGHKRIFLVSGQLPNADIEYLAEAISILYTAFDGVGEVHSVNVNVGALESHEYAALLESYVGTVLIYQDTYHEACYRAAHISGPKSDYYARLNAADVAFQAGVPDVGGGLMLGLGPWQYDLLGIVQHQAHLLRAYDTGCRTLSLHRMRCAPGSNMQTPYPVSDADYLRCVAIARLAVPYAGIILTTKEPAGLWRDGCSAGASQLLTGSVANPYGNWIDNPEHKVPFPIGEDCHVDEVVRFLLEEARHLPSFCAACPRLGRTGEEFLSMVRECGMKNQCGPNSAASFLEFLLHYATPYTRMIGEQLLAEKMDRMTTGELGAAKRLLTKVRAGRIDEFI